The following DNA comes from Nicotiana sylvestris chromosome 10, ASM39365v2, whole genome shotgun sequence.
aatctccatgtatgattctgatgaagggactgtatttcatcattcatggcaatcctccacttatcttcttctgaactttggactgcgtctttataagtggtaggaacatcatcagctacaattgaggttgcacaagcaaccgtctctatgagacgaacaggtttcgttattgttctttttggcctgctggttgctattgattcaagttgttgttgaggttcctgagttggaatctcctctactggctctccttccagagggtaatcttcatttgtttcctcctctgcttcttgtgtaggaaaaataaattttccctcaaactccacctgcttagaagcacctttattttgtttggtatcttctgttaccttatttaccatagattcatcaaaggtaacatccctgctgaatattactttctttgtcataggacaccataagcgatatcctttgactccagaagtaattcccataaaaatagccttctttgcccttggatctaattttgactccgtcacatgataatatgcagttgagccaaacacgtgcaaagagttataatctacaacaggttttccataccatttttcaaatggtgtcttgccatcaatagcagcagatggtaagcgattaatgaggtggcatgcatatgtaattgcctcagcccaaaattctttgcccaagccagcattggacaacatacaccgtaccttctccagcaaggtccggttcatacgttctgccactccattctgttgtggtgtatgtctaacagtgaagtgtcggacgatgccatcattttcacagaccttattgaaatgatcatttttgtattcacctccattgtctgtgcgaatacacttgatcctcctgcctgtttgattctccaccatcgtcttccatttgagaaaaattcccagcacttcatctttgtttttcattgtatacacccacactcttcgagaaaaatcatcaacaaaggttacaaaatagtgcttcccacccaatgaaggtgttttggaaggaccccaaacatcagagtgtacataatccaaaatgcctttagtattatggatcgctgtaccaaatttaacccttgtctgtttccctttgacacaatgctcacaaaactccaagttgcaagcctttactccttttaacaatccttgatctgatagagttttcaaggattttcctccagcatgtcccaagcgcatgtgccatagcttggttgcttctgcctctttgtcgtcactggatgtcactgtcgctgtcccaataactgtactgccacgatagcggtacatattattattcttccgattagccttcattaccactagtgcaccggagcatactctcatcactccattttctgcaatgattttgaacccttttgattccagggctcccacagagatgagattcttcttcaaatccggtacatatcgaacatctgttaatgttctgatcattccatcatggttccttaatcgtattgaaccaatgccatatgaggtaagagggctgttatccgctgtgtggatgactccatattctccttcttgaaattccacaaaccagtccctgttgggacacatatgatggctacaagccgagtccatcaaccatatgtctgatgatgttaatgactctgttgtaactaatgagaagtctgaatcatcacaatcagctacatttgaatccataatggcctttccattgttatgtttggccttattcttcaacttcggacaatCTTTCTTCCAGtaccctttttctcgacaaaaggcacattcatctttgttgggtctggatcttgacttggatcttcccttctttgtcctcgtttgattttgaggacgacccctcacaaacagtgcttctccttctccgcccttctgtttttctcgctttctttgttcatagctgtacaaagccgaacaaacttctctgagagaaatttcgtcatttccatggagtagagtagtttcaaggtgctcgtactcatcaggaagtgacgccaacaacattaaggccaagtcaccatcatcataagttgtatccatattttgcaaatctgtgaccaacttattgaaactggtgatatgttcattcatcgtggtaccaggaacataggtgaagtgaaacagtctcttcttcatgtacaatttattttgactgtttttcttcaaaaatttatcctccagtgctttccataatttacttgcagaagtttcctttgtgtatggatatttctgctctctagcaaggtaggatcgaatagtaccgcaagcaacacggttgataattctccaatcttcttctccaataacatctggtttcttttcttcaatggccagatctagcccttgttgaaaaaggacatctagaacctcgccttgccacatcccaaaatgtccggacccgtcaaatatttcgaccgcaaatttcgcatttgacacaattcttgtcataagcgaagatgccaatgatgacgtattgttgacacttgatgtagattcttcttgtttattgtctcccatctttgacacaaatattatttaatagctgacgacacaaatcaagattatttcctttctggtgtggaagatcagactaagctgcaaccacagagcatactcagacagaaccttgactcagttaccaagataaatcttttctgatgtggaagatcagactatgctgcaaccacagagcatacttagacagtaccttggctctgataccaattgttgcggaagccaaatgtatatagtgtgaataagtcacaactactataccaaaattatgacagccaccaaataataaataagacaataaaacaacaataaagggaacaccagaatttacgaggttcggctaattttgcctactcctcggacacaaccaatattttatttcactccaaaaatacaagtgaaataatactaaagagagaagatacaaatgccttaaacagatgagaaggcaaatgagaggtgtgtttcaatcctaaacattaggccttcttttatagggggaaaatccccccaaacttaactcctaaccgatgtgggactttggcattttgccaaacttcaacacaaACAACCTAATATCCCCTACAATTAGGTTTACAGATATTATCTACCACCTTTTGACACTCCATGTCGGACCAATTAGTAAGTTTACCCTCTCTATTGCTAATCTGGGAAACTGTCCTAAAATTGACAACCTAATATGTTTCCTCTCAAGAAATGGCATTCAGCATCTTGTTCTTCAATTCCCAAAAGATGAACCATACAAATTGCCTTCATCATTTTTTACATGTTTGCAAATGAAACATCTGAAACTCCATAATTGTTTATTTCATCCTCCACCCGCCTTCAAAGGATTTAATCAGTTGGTTAGCCTGGAACTATATGAAGTCACAATTTCTTCCGAAGTGCTTGGACGTTTAATCTCTCGTAGCCTGCTGCTCGAGCAATTGGTGCTGGAGATCTCAAGTATTTTAAACCACATTCAAATTAAAGCTCCCAAGTTGAGATCCTTTGACTTCACAGGCAATATAGAGTTAATTTGCATAAAGAAAGCACCTCTTCTTGTGAAACTTTCACTTGTGAATACAGCAGAACTTTCTGAGGAGGCACGACAATCTGATCATGCCAAGTATTTTGAATCGTTTCCTGCTCTCGAGCATCTCAACTTGAATTACCTTAGTGTCATGGTAAATGTTGCACCATGACTTCACTGAAATGCATTTTTCATAGATGTACCATCGTTTTGGCTTTGAGTGTTCCTGATTTACGATATTTTCTTCTTAGGTCTTGGATGCAGGCTCAGGTGACATAGCAGCAAAGCTTTCCTCTCCCCTTAATTGTCTTAAATGTCTTTGCCTATCCGATATTTGTCTGGATGAATTAGACGAGTTCTCGTATGTTCTATGCTTGATAAGAAGCTCCCCGTATTTACAAGATATTCAAATGAAGGTTATAATGAACTTTAATTTTTCGCTTGTTTTGGTCCTTTTTTTCTCAAGTGCTCTTCGTATAGTGACTTGCCTATCTGAGGTATTGATTTTTCCTAATATTTCTTAGATATTTTATGTGGCATTGGATACATTGATTGATCCTGTGCGCGGTGATGTTGTCAATGATATTCCTGCAAGCTTCAGAGATGTGACACTGAATCACCTCAGGGTTGCTAGGCTTGACAATATTACAGGCACAAAGCCTGAAATGGAGCTTATTAAGCTTCTATTAGCCAAGTCTCCGATGCTGGTGAGAATGCTACTTCAGCCCAACAAAGGACAAGAATTTGCTGAAACAAGACTAAAGGTACTTGCAGATATAACAAAATTTTCGAGGGCATCACCTAAAGCAGAAGTTGACTATAACGTAGATAACAATCTTGTTTGATCTCTAGCCATTTACCAGACCATGGTCTTGGCTGAAATGTTTTGATATCTGATTTTATATTGTGGTTGTGTTTATTCTCTGTTATGTTGTAGTTTGATTCTCCACTTTGATCAAATATCACTATTGAAGCCAGAGCTAGTTTGTAGTTTGATTCTCCTACTTGATCAATTCACTATGGTAGGCATGGATAATATTCACTTCATCACACATAAACACTCTTTGACAAGTAATTTAATAACTAGAATTAACCATATGTTACAATATGCCAGAAACACGTTAGGAGATATTGAAAGAACTTCAAAATGCCTTAGGCAAAAGTAAAATCTATAAGAGATCCATTTTAAGAATTCTATTAGTACTAACCTAATGTACCTTAACCAATAATATTAATGAAAGTTCTTTTTATATAGATAAGTTTGGATAAAAAGTTAAAACtaaaaaagaagctaaaaagagtcaagagttcaaagttcaaactcGTTCTTTGGGTTAGAGATTAGGGATAGGAATGAAAGACAATGGACACTCGTTTGCTAGTAACTTTTCTTAATTTGCCTCCTTTCATTCCAAATGCTCCTAAACATTTAAAAATTCATAATTAAACTCAATTGACCATTTTCAACCATATTTAAAACATGTAAAACTACCAAAAAACACGGGGTAAATACATCAAAACATTAAACATGTATAAATATTGTTATGTCAATATATGCGTAAAAAAAAAAGCCCTTAAAAAGCgatagagaaagaaaaaaatttatttctttgGTAATAAATGTGAAGTATTACAATAACAACCAAAGAAATTTACAACCTAAAGAGCCTTTGGTGTCGTTGGCCACCTTCTAGGAAGAGTACCTCAAACACTAGATCTCAAGACAAACAAATAGAGGTCTAGTTACATAATTTCTAAATTAATAACTGACTCTTACGAGCTCTTTTCGACTTACACAATATACTCATTCTATTCGTGATCTCCTTTTGAACCTGAGCGAATACAAAGTCTCCCCTACAGTACCTTTCCTAAAAATCTTCTGGTTTCTTGCTTGCCAAGTGTAATATATCATAGCACCTCATGCTGCCGCAACTATTTCCTTCTAAAATTGCTTCCATCTTTTCTTTTTGATCCACTTGATCACCTGACTGGCCTCATTATCTTGTATCTTGATGTCCAGCAAAGTGCTCAATTTGTCTTTTAGTTCTGATATTCACTCACATTTGCCAAAGATATGTTCTTCTGTCTTCGCCTGTGCCTGATCACATAGACAGCATTGTTAATCATATACATGTATCATTAGTCGAGCTAATCTCTCCTTAGTTAGCAGTTTATTTTGACATGCTAACTAAGCCACAATTCTCTGTTTAGGAGGCATAACTGAGCTCCACGTTATATCAGCTTCCTTTAATTTAGGCAAAGGCCCCGGCATCTCTTGATAATTCTTAGACATTGAGTATTCTCCTGTTATTTGCAAGT
Coding sequences within:
- the LOC104213677 gene encoding F-box/FBD/LRR-repeat protein At1g13570-like; translated protein: MKHLKLHNCLFHPPPAFKGFNQLVSLELYEVTISSEVLGRLISRSLLLEQLVLEISSILNHIQIKAPKLRSFDFTGNIELICIKKAPLLVKLSLVNTAELSEEARQSDHAKYFESFPALEHLNLNYLSVMVLDAGSGDIAAKLSSPLNCLKCLCLSDICLDELDEFSYVLCLIRSSPYLQDIQMKIFYVALDTLIDPVRGDVVNDIPASFRDVTLNHLRVARLDNITGTKPEMELIKLLLAKSPMLVRMLLQPNKGQEFAETRLKVLADITKFSRASPKAEVDYNVDNNLV